In Actinoplanes octamycinicus, the genomic window GCGGCGCTCACCCGGCCGGCGAGCCGGGTCGGTGGCAGCCGGATGTCGAGCGGGTCGATCTTCCCCGGGGTCACCCAGACCCGCACCGGGCCGGTCTGCACGCTGCCGTACCGGGTGCCCAGCCCCGGCGCGGTGGCCTCCAGGCGGTACAGCCCGGCGGGGAGGTCCAGGAAGTAGAAGCTGCCGTCGGCCCGGCTGACCGCCGGACCGGCCCCGAGCCGCGGACCGCTCAGCACCACCACCCGGGCCAGCGGCACCGGTAGCCCGGTGGTGTCGTCGGCCACCCGCCCGCCGATCGCCACCACGTGCCGGGTGGTCTCCCAGCCGCTCACGGCACCTCCTCCACCCCTAGCCGCATCCGGTCGATCTTCTGCAGCACCACCGGGGCGTCCACCCGCTCGAAGACGTCCAGCCCGATGGTGACCGTGTAGTTGAACGCGGCCTTCGGCTTGCCGCCCATCGCCTGCCAGAACTCGCCGGCGCTCTGCAACAGGCTGGGCTGCAGCGTGCCGGCCGGCAGCCGCGGGTCGGCGCGCAGGCTGCCCTGGCGCACCTCCGGAGGCAGCACCGGGTACCGGGCCAGCACCCGGATCACCCGGCTCAGCACCAGGTGCTCGTT contains:
- a CDS encoding carboxypeptidase-like regulatory domain-containing protein; this encodes MSGWETTRHVVAIGGRVADDTTGLPVPLARVVVLSGPRLGAGPAVSRADGSFYFLDLPAGLYRLEATAPGLGTRYGSVQTGPVRVWVTPGKIDPLDIRLPPTRLAGRVSAAADDTPVPGATVRLRGTTERWRTGPDGGYRVAGLPAGPVVVEVGAPKFGAASRAVTLLAGQEQTVDFALQTA
- a CDS encoding DUF4255 domain-containing protein — translated: MINDLDATLGELLKRDLPDVNVSFDPPDDKFAPAQPAVDLFLYDLRENRELRDNDWLLDRSAPPGVVTARPPLRVACSYLVTAWAGDIRNEHLVLSRVIRVLARYPVLPPEVRQGSLRADPRLPAGTLQPSLLQSAGEFWQAMGGKPKAAFNYTVTIGLDVFERVDAPVVLQKIDRMRLGVEEVP